In one window of Nitrospirota bacterium DNA:
- a CDS encoding glycosyltransferase: MADSALLRKEIKERIREIGEAEIAVGIPSYNNAHTIGHVVRAVQAGLAKYFPTRRAVLINSDGGSTDGTMEIVEETTIEDLQSILLAHRVEPVLKIATPYHGVPGKGSAFRTIFEIASALKVKACAVMDSDLRSIAPEWIELLLKPMIEGEFDYVAPLYHRHKYDGTITNSIVYPLTSALYGKRVRQPIGGDFGMSGRLVDFYLSKEVWESDVARYGIDIWMTTTAIANGFRVCQSFLGAKIHDPKDPGADLSAMLYQVVGSAFDLMETYASVWSRVTGSEPVPTFGFQYTVGLEPIAVNVDRMIDKFRLGVEELAGVWRGVLSGRIMQFLTEVDTSSRDRFHIPDELWADIVYSFALAEHRNVINKGHLLKSLTPLYIGRTASFVLETLESDARAVEAKIEALRAVFEQKKEAFARGWG; this comes from the coding sequence ATGGCAGACAGCGCCTTACTGAGAAAGGAGATCAAGGAGCGGATACGGGAGATCGGCGAGGCGGAGATCGCCGTCGGCATCCCGAGCTACAATAACGCCCATACCATCGGACATGTGGTGCGGGCGGTGCAGGCGGGGCTGGCCAAGTACTTTCCGACGAGGAGGGCGGTGCTGATCAACTCGGACGGAGGCTCCACGGACGGGACCATGGAGATCGTCGAGGAGACGACGATCGAAGACCTCCAGTCCATTCTCCTGGCTCACCGCGTCGAACCGGTGCTGAAGATAGCAACCCCGTACCATGGAGTCCCCGGCAAAGGGAGCGCGTTCCGGACGATCTTCGAAATCGCGAGCGCGCTCAAGGTGAAGGCCTGTGCGGTCATGGACTCCGATCTGAGGAGCATCGCCCCCGAGTGGATCGAGCTCCTGCTCAAGCCGATGATCGAGGGAGAGTTCGACTACGTGGCTCCCCTCTACCACCGCCACAAGTACGACGGCACCATCACGAACAGCATCGTCTACCCTCTTACCAGCGCCCTCTACGGAAAACGGGTGCGGCAGCCCATCGGAGGGGATTTCGGCATGTCCGGCCGGCTCGTCGATTTCTATCTCTCCAAAGAGGTGTGGGAGAGCGATGTGGCGCGGTACGGTATCGACATCTGGATGACCACGACCGCCATCGCCAACGGGTTCCGGGTCTGCCAGTCCTTCCTGGGCGCAAAGATACACGACCCGAAAGACCCCGGCGCCGATTTGAGCGCCATGCTCTACCAGGTGGTCGGCTCTGCCTTCGACCTCATGGAGACCTACGCTTCTGTCTGGTCCCGGGTGACCGGCTCGGAGCCGGTGCCGACCTTCGGGTTCCAGTATACGGTGGGGCTCGAACCCATTGCGGTCAATGTCGACCGGATGATCGACAAGTTCCGCCTCGGCGTCGAGGAGCTTGCGGGGGTATGGAGAGGGGTGCTCAGCGGGCGTATCATGCAGTTTCTCACGGAGGTCGACACCTCGTCCAGAGACCGGTTCCACATCCCCGATGAGCTCTGGGCGGATATCGTCTACAGTTTCGCCCTCGCCGAGCACCGCAATGTCATAAACAAGGGTCATCTGCTCAAGTCGCTCACCCCCCTCTACATCGGGAGGACGGCATCCTTCGTGCTCGAGACGCTCGAGAGCGATGCACGGGCGGTAGAGGCGAAGATCGAGGCCCTGCGCGCAGTGTTCGAGCAGAAGAAAGAGGCGTTCGCGAGGGGGTGGGGCTGA